One region of Halohasta litchfieldiae genomic DNA includes:
- a CDS encoding TrmB family transcriptional regulator, translating to MNGEELIETLEDAGLSPYQADAFVTLLGLGSASATQIAKASSVPDARIYDVLRGLEEAEYIETYQQDSLHARAHDPADVLADLRQRANRFETAAEEIEDRWDRPDIDEHRVSIVKRLDTVLAQAEQLIRNAETQVNVGLTIDQYYELEDALECALDRGADVKVCLVPSLDREMELPSTDSFSRTATEVRTRSAPSPFIALIDRSWTCFSPHGRSTNEYGVIVNDMTHTYVFYWYFLTNLWEGYESIYSARNEELPISYVDIRHCLRTIVPLFEDGMQIDVSVNGIETVTGHEISLRGTVTDVTYAGQTQDETYLTSLSHLAGEASFTLETDDGTYTVGGWGAMIEEIEAIQITVERAEKQP from the coding sequence ATGAACGGTGAGGAGCTTATCGAGACGCTGGAGGATGCCGGGTTGTCACCGTATCAGGCCGACGCCTTCGTGACGTTGCTCGGTCTCGGATCGGCATCAGCGACTCAAATCGCCAAGGCCAGTTCCGTCCCTGATGCGAGAATTTACGATGTACTCCGTGGGCTCGAAGAGGCGGAGTATATCGAGACCTATCAACAGGACAGCTTACACGCTCGGGCCCACGACCCAGCCGACGTGCTTGCTGATCTCCGGCAACGAGCCAACCGCTTCGAGACGGCGGCCGAAGAGATCGAAGACCGGTGGGACCGGCCGGATATCGACGAACACCGAGTAAGCATTGTCAAGCGACTCGATACGGTGTTGGCACAGGCCGAGCAGTTGATTCGCAACGCCGAGACACAGGTCAACGTGGGTCTCACAATCGACCAGTATTACGAACTGGAGGATGCCCTCGAGTGTGCGCTCGACCGTGGTGCCGACGTGAAGGTGTGTCTCGTCCCCTCGCTCGACCGAGAGATGGAGCTTCCATCGACCGACTCCTTCTCGCGGACCGCGACCGAAGTCCGAACCCGGTCGGCACCGTCGCCGTTTATTGCATTGATCGACCGGTCGTGGACCTGCTTTTCGCCACACGGACGGTCGACCAACGAGTACGGCGTGATAGTCAACGATATGACACATACGTACGTGTTTTACTGGTACTTTTTGACGAACCTCTGGGAGGGCTACGAGAGTATCTATTCGGCACGCAACGAGGAGCTTCCCATCTCGTATGTCGATATTCGCCACTGTCTGCGAACAATCGTCCCGTTGTTTGAAGACGGCATGCAGATCGATGTCTCTGTCAACGGTATCGAGACTGTGACCGGCCACGAAATTTCGCTTCGTGGAACCGTTACTGATGTCACCTACGCTGGGCAAACCCAAGACGAAACGTATCTAACATCGTTGTCCCACCTCGCAGGGGAAGCCTCATTCACCCTCGAAACGGATGATGGCACGTACACGGTCGGCGGCTGGGGCGCGATGATCGAAGAGATCGAAGCAATACAGATCACGGTTGAACGGGCCGAAAAGCAACCGTGA